CAAAGCTCATCAGGCTGCCGAGCTTGAGATAGCCGGCGATGATCTGCAGCACACCGGTGAGTAACGTGGCGGCCAGCAGGTATTGCAGGCCGTGCTCTTTCACCAGGGTGACCATCAGCAGGGCCATGGCGCCGGTGGCGGCAGAGATCATGCCCGGGCGGCCACCGACGAAGGCGATCACCACGGCAATACAGAAGGAGGCGTACAGGCCCACACGCGGGTCGACACCGGCGATGATGGAGAAGGCGATGGCCTCGGGGATCAGGGCCAGGGCCACGACGAGGCCAGCGAGCACGTCGCGGCGGATATTGCCGAACCAGTCGTTTCTGGTGGACGACAACAGGGTGTTGGAGAACTGCATAATCAGGTGAGCCTGTCTGGGATTCTGTCTTGAGGGTCTTTTTCGAGCCCTCTTTTGTGGGGCCGTAAATAGGGGCGCGGATTCTAGCATCTTGGGGGTTGTGGCTAAAGAACGCTCAGTGCTTTGGTCTGGTTTTGTGGCGATCCCGCTGCCGGGTACAGCTTTGCAAGACACGCCGTGAACCCATCCATGGGGGCTCTTCCGCGAGGTCCCTCTCGCGGAAGGTCTTGCAAAGCTGTACCCGACAGCGGGATCTTCTCATCAAACGCCTGCACTTTTCCGGCCGATGTCGCGCTTTCCCACTCCTGTCCGGCCCCACGGACACAGCCTGTCCGGACACTTTTTGCGGACACCTCACCCGCCATCCAAAAACTTTCTGAAAATTTATTTTTTATATATATCAAATACTTAAGACGAAAAACCGCCTTGGCACGGCAATTGCGATAAGGCCGCTGCATCTACAAATTCCGCTTTGCATCCGGACGCGGGAAGACGCGCATCAAAGTGGCAGAAGAACAGATTCTAAGAACTTGGGAACAACATGATCAGAGATACCTCCGGGCAGGACGTCCAACTCACCCCACAGAGCCCGTGGAAAAACCCGCGGCTGCTGAAGCGCACCGGGCTCGGTATTGGCGCGGCCGCGTTTGTGGTGTGGGGGCTGATGAGCTGGCAGAGCACCAGTGCGGTGGATGCCAGCGTGTCACTGGCGCGGGTCAATATCGCGGCGGTGGAGCGCGGGGATCTGATTCGCGACCTGGTGGTTCAGGGCAAGGTGGTGGCCGCCAACAGCCCTACCCTGTTCAGTCCCGCCCAGGGCATCGTCAAGTTTGCGGTAAAGGCCGGCGATGCTGTGGAGAAAGGCCAGCTGCTGGCGGAAGTGGACAGCCCGCAGCTGCAGAATCAGCTCGCCCAGGAAAGCGCCCTGTACAGCAAGCTCGCCGTGGAGCTGGCCCGGCAGAAGATCCAAGCCAAACGCCAGCGCCTGGAGAACACCCAGAAAGCCGATCTGGCGAAAGTCGACCTGGCCGCCGCCGAGCGCGAACTGAAGCGTGCCGAGCTGTCGATGGAAAAACAGATCATCTCTCAGCTGGATTTCGAAAAAGCCAGCGACGACCTCGCCCGTGCCAGACTCGAGTACAAACAGGCGGTACAGAACTCCCAACTGGAAAACGAAGCCCTCACCTTTGAGACCCAGACCCTGCAGCTGCAGGTGGACCAGCAGCAACTTCAGGTTGAAGAGCTGCAACGCAAGGTCAACGAATTGCAAATCGTCTCCCCCGTCAACGGCACCATTGGCAGCCTCGCCGCCACCCAGCGCTCAGCCGTCGCCGCCAATGCGCCGCTGCTTACGGTGGTCGACCTCACCAGTTTTGAACTGGAAGCCGCGGTGCCGGAAAACTACGCCGACGACCTGGGGCTCGCCATGGAGGTAGTAATCAATATGGGCGGCACGCAACTGCCCGGCGAAATCACCGCAATTGCTCCAGAGGTCATCGACGGCCAGGTTGTGGCCCGTGTGCGCTTCCTGCAGCAGCCTGAAAACCTGCGCCAGAATTTGCGCATGACCGCACGCGTTCTGCTGGAGAGTCGCAACGACGTGATTCTGGTGAAGCGCGGCGCGTTCCTGGATCAGACCGGGGGCCGCTTTGCGTGGAAGCTAAACGACCAGCAACAGGCGGTAAAAGTGCCGATCACTATTGGCGCACTGGGACTGAACCAGGTGGAAATTATTTCCGGCCTGCAGGAAGGCGACCAGATCATCACTTCCTCTGCGGACGCACTGGAAAATGCCCAGGTCGTTGCGCTGAGAGACTAATCCAATATCCGGAAATTTAATGCGAAGGTGCTGATGCCGATCGTTGTATGCGAGACCGTCTGCGGCCACGACGGCCGCAGCCGAGCCCCCAGGGATGGGTTAACGGCGTGTCTCGCAAACAACGATCGGCATCAGCACCGCCACAAGACTTAGAACTACCAACAGACAAAAACTGCGAAGACAAGGAAATCTACCATGCTGAAAATGCACAACATCCGCAAAAGCTACCGCACCGACGCCATCGAAACCCATGCACTCAGGGATTTCAGCCTGGAGGTCAAGGAAGGCGAATTTGTTTCGGTCACCGGCCCCAGTGGCTCCGGAAAAACCACCTTTCTGAATATCGCCGGCCTGCTGGAAACACCCACCGGCGGCGAGTACCTGTTGGACGGACAGGAAGTGGGTGGACTTTCCGACCGCGACCGTTCACACCTGCGCAATGAGAAAATCGGATTTATTTTTCAGGGGTTCAACCTGATTCCCGACCTCAACCTGTTCGACAACATCGATGTGCCGCTGCGATACCGCGGGTTCAACGCCAAAGAACGCCGTCGCCGTATCGAAAAATCCCTGGAGCAGGTCGGCCTCGCCGCCCGCGCCAAACACCTGCCTGCTCAGCTGTCCGGTGGTCAGCAGCAGCGTGTTGCCATCGCTCGTGCACTGGCCGGCGAACCGCGCTTCCTGCTCGCGGATGAGCCCACCGGTAACCTCGACTCGCTGATGGCCCGCCAGGTGATGGAGCTGCTGGAATTCATCAACGAATGGGGCACCACCATCATTATGGTCACCCACGACCCGGACCTGGCGCGCCGCGCACACCGCAACATCCAGATTGTCGACGGCCAGGTTTCCGACCTGCGCCAGACCGCGCAGCATGAACAAGTGGCCATCGCCTGAGGAGAGCCGACATGTTTGGATACTATGTTTCCCTCGCACTTCGCAGCCTGCGGCGCACTCCAGTGCTCAGCGCACTGATGGTCGCGGCCATCGCCGTGGGCGTTGCCGCCGCCATGACCACCCTGACACTCAACTACATGATGTCGCGCAACGCACTTTCGACCAAGGACGACGTGCTGTATGCGGTTCAGCTGGATGGATGGAATCCCCACCGTGCGGCAGATAATGCCAGCGAAATGCCCTGGCAGCTTACTTACCAGGACGCGGTCAATATTTTGCGCTCGGACATTCCGACACATCATGTGGCCATGCACCGCTGGGGCGGCCCTATCTCCTTGGAAAACTCCGATGTGCGCCCGTTCAATGCAGACGCCCGCGTAACCAGCCGCGATTTTTTCGCCCTCTTCGATATCCAGTTCCTGTACGGCGGAACCTGGACACAGGAGGCAGACCAGACCCCCATACAGCAGCTGGTATTGTCCAAAGAGACCAACGACAAGCTGTTCGGTGGCGAGAACAGTGTTGGCCGCACGGTAAACTTCAACGGTGCGCCGTTTACGGTGGTGGGCGTTACCGAGCACTGGCAGCCCAGCCCCAAGGTGCACGACCTGAATAATGGCCACTTTAATGAATCCGCAGAAGCATTCCTGCCCTTCGGCCTGCACCGCGCATTTGAAATCTACCCTTGGGGCAACACCAATGGCTGGAAATCCGAGGAGATCAACAATTACGAAGACCGCCTCAACAGCGACATGGTGTGGCTGCAGTACTGGGTGCAGCTGGACACCCCGCAACAGGTCGAAGCCTACCGGGAATTCCTCACCGGCTATATCCGTCAACAAAAGGAACAGGGCCGCTTCCCGCGCCCACTGAAGTTCGGCCTGAGCAAACCTTCGGAGTGGCTGGTACTGAATGAAGTGGTCGGGGGCGATGACCGTATGCTCAGCTGGCTGTCTCTGGCCTTCCTGCTGGTCTGCCTGGTCAATGCCGTTGCCCTGCTGTTGGCAAAATTCCTGCGCAAGGCCCCCGAGGCAGGAGTGCGCCGCGCGCTCGGTGCCAGTCGCAATGCGGTATTTAGCCAGCACTTGGTAGAAAGCGGCTGCGTGGGCCTGCTGGGCGGACTTGTGGGCATTGTGCTGACGCTCGGCGGCCTGGCACTGATTCGGCAGCTACAGATGGGCTACATGGATCGGATTGCGTCGATGGACTGGACCATGATGCTGGCGGCCATCGGCCTCGCGGTTCTGGCCAGCCTGCTCGCCGGTTTCTACCCCGCGTGGCGTATCAGCCGAACCAACCCGTCCATCTACCTCAAGACCCAGTAACGCGGCGCAAACAGAAAGGAAATTACCATGTTGGAACTGCGACCCATTTTATCCGCGCTTTGGCGCCACAAAGTCTCGGCGCTGCTGATTGCCCTGCAACTGGGCCTGACGCTCGCTATTGTCAGCAATGCACTGGTGGTCATCAACGAGCGCAGTGAGCGCATCTCCCGAGATACCGGTGTTGCCGAGAACGAGATCGTCACCTTCCGCTTTATGGCGATTGCGAAGGACTACGACATGTACGATGCCTTCCGCCAGGATCTCGATATGATCCGCTCGCTGCCCGGTGTAGCCAGTGCCACTATCAGTAACCATGTGCCGCTTTCTGGCAGCGGCTCCGCCAGCGGCTTCTACACCGAGCCGAACAAGGAAACCGGCGGGGTGAGCGCCAACTATTACACCGTCGATGAGCATTTTGTCGATGCACTGGGGATGAACCTGATTGCCGGTCGCGATTTCTATCCGGAAGAAATCATGCAGATCAGCCCCAGCAGTAGCGAGCGTCCCAACGTGGCAGTGGTCACCCAGAAATTTGCCGATGACGTGTTTCCCGAAAGTAATGGCAACGTACTGGGCAAGTCGTTTTTCCTCGGCGGCGACGATCACCCGATTGAAATTGTTGGCATTGTGGAGCGCAACCTGGGGCCCTGGCCCAATTCCTCCCTGGCCGGCCGCGGTGCCTTCTATCCGGCAATCTCCGACCGCTGGTTCAATTACATTGTGCGCGCCGAACCCGGACAGCGCGATCAGGTGTTGAAACTGGTGGAAGAAAAGCTCGCGGAGCGGGACGGCAACCGGGTCATCAATTCGAATACCCTGGAAGCTGAAAAAGCCCAGTATTACGCGGGTGACAATACGATGATCAAGGTCTTGAGCGGCGTGATCATCCTGCTGACCTTTATCGTTGCCCTCGGTATTGTTGGCCTCACCGTATTCTGGATTACCCAGCGCCAGAAGCAGATTGGCGTGCGCCGTGCACTGGGGGCCACCCGCACCGCCATCAGCCGCTATTTCCTGCTGGAAAACCTGATGATCGCCGCCACCGGGATCGCTCTGGGCATCGCTGCCGCACAGATATTCAATGGCGTGCTGGTGCGAGAGTTCGAGCAACCGGCACTGCCGGTAGCGATCACCCTCGGCTGCGCGCTGGCACTGCTGGTCGTAAGCCTGACGGCAACCCTGGTGCCTGCCCTGCGCGCCGCCAACATCTCGCCGGCAACGGCCACACGCAGCGTGTAAAGCAGGGTACACTTGTTCCACTACCGAAGCGGGCGCATGCGCCCGTTTTCATCGTGCAGCCAAGAAAAATAGTATGGATAAAGTCCTTGTCATAGACGACAACACCAGCATCATCTCTGCGCTCTCCCTGTTGTTGTCCCTTCACGATATCCAGACCCTTTCCGCCATCACCCCCCAGGCGGGATTACAACTGTTGCGGGAAAACCCGGATATCAGTCTTGTCATTCAGGATATGAACTTCACCGCCGACACCACCTCCGGTGAAGAAGGTCGCGCGCTGTTTTTTGCCCTGCGCGAGCTGCAGCCCGACATTCCCGTGATACTGCTTACCGCCTGGACCCAATTGGAAATGGCCGTCGAGCTGGTCAAGGCCGGGGCCGCGGACTACGTGGGCAAACCCTGGGACGATAACAAGCTGATTGCCACCATCAAGAACCTGATGGAGCTGCACGACCTGCAACAGCAGCAGCGCCAGTCCCAGAGCCGCGCACAACAGGCGCGGGAAAAACTGCACCAACAGTTTGATTTACAGGAGATTGTCTACCGCAGCCACAGCGTGCAAACCCTGCTGGAAATGGCCACCCAGGTGGCCCACTCCGACGTGCCGGTATTGATCACTGGCCCCAATGGCGCGGGCAAGGAAAAAATTGCGGACATCGTGCAGGCCAACTCCAGTGTCAGCGAAGGCCCCTACATCAAGGTCAATGTAGGCGCCCTGCCAGAAGAGTTGATGGAAGCGGAATTATTCGGTGCGGAAGCCGGCGCCTATACCGGGTCCGGCAACAAGGTCCGCCAGGGAAGATTCGAAGCCGCCGATGGTGGCACCCTGTTTCTCGACGAAATCGGCGAACTCTCGGCCAGTGGTCAGGTGAAATTACTGCGTGTTCTGCAAACCGGTGAATTCCAGCGTCTCGGTAGCAGCCAGACCCGTAAGGCATGCGTGCGGGTCATCAGTGCGACCAATAGCAACCTGCAGCAAATGATCAGTGACGGCCGTTTTCGGCAGGACCTGTTCTACCGGTTGAACGTGATAGAGCTGAAGCTGCCGGCATTGAGCGAACGGCCGGAAGATATTCTGCCCCTGGCCCGCAGCTTCCTCGCGGCAACCGGCAAACACCTCGCGCCGCAGGCGCAGCAACGCCTGATGCGCTACAGCTGGCCCGGCAACGTGCGCGAATTACAGAATGTCATGCAGCGTGCCGCCGTCCTCACCCGCGGAGATACCATCGAGGAGTCGACGCTGGCACTGCCGGAAGAGGCACAACTGAAGGTCCCGGACCACAACTTTGAACCCAGCCGGGAACTGCTGGAGCAGACACTGGCCAACTGCAACGGCATCATTGCCCAGGCCGCACGTGAGCTGGGTCTGAGTCGCCAGGCACTGTACCGCCGCCTGGATAAATACGGAATTCCCTACTGATGCCCCGTAGCCCGACCCCGAAAACCTCCCTGGAGGGCAAACTGTTTGGTGTGGTGATACTCGCCGTGACCCTGGGCATCAGTATCCCCTTCGGCCTGCTGCACTTCGGCGCCGGCCCTGCACTGGCGTGGAGTGCCGGGCTGCTGCTGGCGCTGGTGCTGTCGTTTTTGCTGTTGCGCCCGTTCACCCGCAATCTGAACCGCGCACTGGAAACCCTTGAGGGCGGCCTGCTGAATTTTCGCGACGGTGACTTTTCCATCTCCCTGGCACTGAACCGCAACGACCAGCTGGGCCAGCTAGCGGAACTTTACAACGAGGTGGGAGAGATACTGCGACGTGAGCGCGCCCACATTCACCAGCGGGAACTGCTGCTGGATACAGTCATCCAGAGTTCGCCGCTGGCTCTGCTGCTGATCGATCACAGCGAACACATCATTTACGCCAACACTAGCGCGCGCCACCTGCTGCACCAGGGCAAGCCCCTGCAAGGGCATCGGCTGGAAACGATTCTTCCCCGCTGTCCTCCGGAACTGGCGCAGGCCATTGAGCAAAAACAGAACGGGCTCACCAGCTATCTGGACGGCGACGTCAGCCAGACCCTGCACATCAGCAACAGCACCTTTGTGCTCAACTCGCAG
This Microbulbifer sp. Q7 DNA region includes the following protein-coding sequences:
- a CDS encoding sigma-54 dependent transcriptional regulator, which codes for MDKVLVIDDNTSIISALSLLLSLHDIQTLSAITPQAGLQLLRENPDISLVIQDMNFTADTTSGEEGRALFFALRELQPDIPVILLTAWTQLEMAVELVKAGAADYVGKPWDDNKLIATIKNLMELHDLQQQQRQSQSRAQQAREKLHQQFDLQEIVYRSHSVQTLLEMATQVAHSDVPVLITGPNGAGKEKIADIVQANSSVSEGPYIKVNVGALPEELMEAELFGAEAGAYTGSGNKVRQGRFEAADGGTLFLDEIGELSASGQVKLLRVLQTGEFQRLGSSQTRKACVRVISATNSNLQQMISDGRFRQDLFYRLNVIELKLPALSERPEDILPLARSFLAATGKHLAPQAQQRLMRYSWPGNVRELQNVMQRAAVLTRGDTIEESTLALPEEAQLKVPDHNFEPSRELLEQTLANCNGIIAQAARELGLSRQALYRRLDKYGIPY
- a CDS encoding efflux RND transporter periplasmic adaptor subunit, with the translated sequence MIRDTSGQDVQLTPQSPWKNPRLLKRTGLGIGAAAFVVWGLMSWQSTSAVDASVSLARVNIAAVERGDLIRDLVVQGKVVAANSPTLFSPAQGIVKFAVKAGDAVEKGQLLAEVDSPQLQNQLAQESALYSKLAVELARQKIQAKRQRLENTQKADLAKVDLAAAERELKRAELSMEKQIISQLDFEKASDDLARARLEYKQAVQNSQLENEALTFETQTLQLQVDQQQLQVEELQRKVNELQIVSPVNGTIGSLAATQRSAVAANAPLLTVVDLTSFELEAAVPENYADDLGLAMEVVINMGGTQLPGEITAIAPEVIDGQVVARVRFLQQPENLRQNLRMTARVLLESRNDVILVKRGAFLDQTGGRFAWKLNDQQQAVKVPITIGALGLNQVEIISGLQEGDQIITSSADALENAQVVALRD
- a CDS encoding ABC transporter ATP-binding protein; protein product: MLKMHNIRKSYRTDAIETHALRDFSLEVKEGEFVSVTGPSGSGKTTFLNIAGLLETPTGGEYLLDGQEVGGLSDRDRSHLRNEKIGFIFQGFNLIPDLNLFDNIDVPLRYRGFNAKERRRRIEKSLEQVGLAARAKHLPAQLSGGQQQRVAIARALAGEPRFLLADEPTGNLDSLMARQVMELLEFINEWGTTIIMVTHDPDLARRAHRNIQIVDGQVSDLRQTAQHEQVAIA
- a CDS encoding ABC transporter permease, with the translated sequence MLELRPILSALWRHKVSALLIALQLGLTLAIVSNALVVINERSERISRDTGVAENEIVTFRFMAIAKDYDMYDAFRQDLDMIRSLPGVASATISNHVPLSGSGSASGFYTEPNKETGGVSANYYTVDEHFVDALGMNLIAGRDFYPEEIMQISPSSSERPNVAVVTQKFADDVFPESNGNVLGKSFFLGGDDHPIEIVGIVERNLGPWPNSSLAGRGAFYPAISDRWFNYIVRAEPGQRDQVLKLVEEKLAERDGNRVINSNTLEAEKAQYYAGDNTMIKVLSGVIILLTFIVALGIVGLTVFWITQRQKQIGVRRALGATRTAISRYFLLENLMIAATGIALGIAAAQIFNGVLVREFEQPALPVAITLGCALALLVVSLTATLVPALRAANISPATATRSV
- a CDS encoding ABC transporter permease codes for the protein MFGYYVSLALRSLRRTPVLSALMVAAIAVGVAAAMTTLTLNYMMSRNALSTKDDVLYAVQLDGWNPHRAADNASEMPWQLTYQDAVNILRSDIPTHHVAMHRWGGPISLENSDVRPFNADARVTSRDFFALFDIQFLYGGTWTQEADQTPIQQLVLSKETNDKLFGGENSVGRTVNFNGAPFTVVGVTEHWQPSPKVHDLNNGHFNESAEAFLPFGLHRAFEIYPWGNTNGWKSEEINNYEDRLNSDMVWLQYWVQLDTPQQVEAYREFLTGYIRQQKEQGRFPRPLKFGLSKPSEWLVLNEVVGGDDRMLSWLSLAFLLVCLVNAVALLLAKFLRKAPEAGVRRALGASRNAVFSQHLVESGCVGLLGGLVGIVLTLGGLALIRQLQMGYMDRIASMDWTMMLAAIGLAVLASLLAGFYPAWRISRTNPSIYLKTQ